In the genome of Microplitis demolitor isolate Queensland-Clemson2020A chromosome 5, iyMicDemo2.1a, whole genome shotgun sequence, the window GTACTGGAGTACCAACTACTCAAATGCCACCCATCTTTTACTTGCTATGCGCTAAACGTGAAATACGACGTGACTGCTGCGCCACGGGAGATCGAAGAATTTTTACAACGAGACGAAGAAATAAAAGGAACactgaattaaaataaaacccgGAACGGAACCGATCAGAACGCGGTATTTTTCGAAAAACCCGAAAATGCAAGAGATAATGAATACCGAAGTCGATAAAATATTGGAGGACGGGATCATAGAATCCTCTAAAAGCCCGTGGAATTCTCCTGTCGTGTTGGTGCGCAAAAAGGACCGAAAGTACCGGTTTTGCGTCGactttcgaaaaattaatgaagtaTCCGAAAAAGATGCGTTCCCGATTCCTCATGTAAACGCGTCGTTGGACAAAGTGCGAAAGGCAAAGGTGATCAGTACGATAGACCTGAAAAGCGGTTACTGGCAAATACCACTAGAAGCGTACAGTAATGCAATTACAGCGTTCACCATCCCTGGTCGTGGTCTATTCCAGTTCCGGGTCATGCCTTATGGCCTGCATTCCGCACCTGCAACGTTCCAATGCGTAATGTATGAAATAATCGGCGCTGATCTCAAGTCGTACGTAGTCGTTTATCTTGATGATATCATAGTCCTCAGTAAATCCCTGCACAGGAGAATACTGAGGGAGGTTATGAACCGTTTCTAAGCTGCGAACGTGAAAATAAACCGGGAAAAGAGTTGTTTCCTCGAGAGTAGCACCGTGTATTTGGGCCATGTCATCGACAGATAAGGAATCCGGACTGACCCAGAAAAAGTCCAGGCGATTACCGAAATCACTCCCCCACGAAATATGAAAGAACTGCGCCAGTTCCTAGGAATGATCTTGTAGTATAGAGGATTCATCCTCAACTGCACAGACCGGACAAAAACACTTACCTCTTTGCTCCAAAAGCGCAAGAGATGAAGATGGGATACGACAGAGCAAACGGCGTTCCAAGCACTAAAGGAGTGCTTGAAAACAGCCCCGATACTGGTCCCACCGGACTTTTCGAAATGATTTTCCGTCCAAACCGACGCTAGTGACGTAGGAATAGATGCCGTCTTGACACAAGAGCAGGATGGTAACGAGAAGGTAATACCCTACGCGAGCCGGTCGTTGAACAAAACCGAGAGAAACTACACCGTGACCGAAAAGAAGTGTCTCGGGGTAGTCTGGGCGATCCAAAAAGAGATGAGACCATACCTCGAAGGGTATGCGTTCACGGTCATTACGGATCACCTCTCATTGAAATGGCTCCGAACGATGGAAAGTACGAGTGGTTGGGTAGCCAGATGGAATCTGTTCCTACCACAGTACGACTTCGATATCGTACACCGGAAAGGCAAATGCAACAAAGTGACCGACGCTTTATCGCTTAGTCAATCGAGTAAAAATTGTctttaaaaatgttaactaAAAATTCTTCGTCAATTTCGtctttaaaaagttttatagcATTTTTGCACGCCTTAGTGAATGATTCCATCGGGTAACCATCTTTTGTACCGTCAAAGTCTggaatagtttttaaaaagtttttataatcGATCTTATTTCCtgtgattgaattttttgttaagtTAAGGCTTCGAGGCGTTTGGTACAAAGCACTTACGGGTGAATTTTTTCCGAAATGTGTTTTTATATGTTGGGCAATAGCTACTTGACGATTATCTTCGAATCTGTTTTTCAATTCCATTTTTTCTGCtattaaatgttatatttGTGTTTTTAATGCTGTAACATCGTTCTGGATCTCGATACGGGAggtttccatttttttttattttatttaaaaactctcgcttttattttcttgaaaaaaaatttattaatttttcataaaaaaaaatttatttaaattttacttcagctctattattattattgtttttatcaaattcttgATATTAGTCTTCAATTTcttgtattaaaaaacaaattttcgaaatttttatttcaaaaatctgtctgtttcattgaaaaaatttttctgtttgtaaatttactcactgtgatgaaaaattttctgacttatggaagaaaaaaaatttttctggatttttgaattcttcGTTTGAAAATCAGCAGGCTACTTCAAGGCTGTTCGAGTCCGTCGCTGCCACcaattttaagtatatatagtTGCTACGTCCTGGAGTCGTGTCGGCTTAAGATCTGCAGGCGTGAATTTTTCGAATTGGACGTGATTGTAGATCTTTGGATACATGGGTAGTTCTCAAAAGCTTGAAATAACTTGGTCGTTAATTagagaataaatatttctgaTTCATTCATATAAATAGGATAGTCAGAGAATTTAGTTGAAAATACACTTGAGTTTTACAATTTCTATTTGACAAATAACTTCGAGTCaaaagaataatataattaaattgtaagaCTTTATAACCATAAAAATTGGATTCCTTACATGAAATTACGTAAGCACACGTTGGAAAATTTCATCGACCTTACTTTGCATACAACCATATCTATAGTGGAGAAAGGATTATAAGTTTTATGTACGCAAATTGATGGctgttttgaataaaattctacctttataataaatttaaattaaaattcgttATGAAAGTTTATCACCAGATACATCTTCCCCTTTTGTCTTTCTCAAATTACCGGGGACGTTCTAAGACACGAGGCGAATCCacctttaattaaaatttaataaacctGACTGTCCAGCCTAGTAACTTTTGGACTCCGGTGTTTGGGGGTGAAGAGCTAGCTGATCAAAGccattgttataaaattataataaataatttagatgtTGTTTGAGTTTTGCAATAGGATTAGGACGAAACAAAATGACTGGAGATGTCAgatttgattttatataatataaaaatattttattggtatTTTGGTAATCTTTTGGAAGCTAAAGTACAACAAATTCATATATTAGCACGATCTtgtgataaaaactatttttttattcctacaACTTCTGCGTAAAATTTTTGCATGTTAATTTGTGAAATCAATCTTTGCCGAAAGTAAGGCCAGAAGTCGGTTGATCGATCCGGTATAAGCAATCAGCTACATTAAAATACCCTAAATATTCAACTATACTTGGAGTAACATCAATATGATAATGGCCACCCTCACCATGATCACTAAAACTATGGAAATGTTGAACACGAAGATCCAAATCACTTTCAGACGAAACCAACGTTCCAACTGCAACTAATGGTGCTGACATATCATAAAAACGTAACCAATTGTTCAGAGATTCTTCTGTAGTTAATGGTACTGATGAGAAATCTGGCATCACATGATGCTTAGCTTTCCCTTTTTTAAGGAGAAACGTACCTCCCAAACCTTGAATATGATACAACTTGAGTATTTGcaagaataaaagaaatagaTTAATTGgtttataatcaatatttacCGACTAACTGATCTTTGTAATAGACAGATAGAGCTTTTTGTATTGATGCAATAAAATCAAGGTCTCCTATACGAGTTTTAGCATTAACTTTTACAACTTTTCCGGGTTTTCCCTCTGAGATAAACAAATTCGCTAGCAATGCTAACCTAGTGTCAGAATCAACACACTTTTGAAGTACACACTGATTTTCTTCTCCAACCCATGCTAGTTTGGTCTCATTTATAACATGAGCTGAATCAACAGCTAAATTCATCATCATCTgcgaataaatatttaactctATTATTTGGTTTAAAAATGAAGTTGACAATGTAGTGTAATCTCCATAAAATAGTTATGAGACAACCATAATGAAAATAaccacacagaaaaaaaggattactTAAACTAAGAAATTTACATTCTTCCAacttttttcttgaatcaagcttacattttgtttttaattaaaacaacaacaaaatttgGATTTAGAAACTAATTTctgtattgaataaataataaataactat includes:
- the LOC103575988 gene encoding ester hydrolase C11orf54 homolog encodes the protein MHTETGKDLNICRRTLFTPTLNDIKNVISPALSKNFLETSVEVVDCPDLRESPFKLASAGLGGHPKLCEIGGPPFLLPCVQRDKIYDVRTISKQIHYGDKAFIIGAGAGPWPQLSQNCEMMMNLAVDSAHVINETKLAWVGEENQCVLQKCVDSDTRLALLANLFISEGKPGKVVKVNAKTRIGDLDFIASIQKALSVYYKDQLVGLGGTFLLKKGKAKHHVMPDFSSVPLTTEESLNNWLRFYDMSAPLVAVGTLVSSESDLDLRVQHFHSFSDHGEGGHYHIDVTPSIVEYLGYFNVADCLYRIDQPTSGLTFGKD